AACAAGGTGGCAGAGGCTGCCGCCGTGGCCGCCCTGGCCGACACGAAGGCGCTGGATGCGACTGTTTCCACTGTCCGGGAGGGGCGCGCAGCCCTGCATGCAGCGTTCACAGCCTGTGGCCTGCACCTTCCGGACAGCGGCGGAAACTTCCTGTGGCTGCCGGTTGGCGACGGTGCCGCGTCGCTGGAGGCCGCCTGCCTGGCTGAAAGTGTCAGCGTCCGCAGCTTCGCCGGTGAGGGCGTGCGGGTCACGGTTGGCTCCCGCGACGCGGAGGCTGCCGTGTTGCGGGCCGTGGAAGCGTGGCTGGCCGACTAGTCCCCGTAGCTCCGTACCAGAGCCACGCTCACCCGCTGGGCCGCAGCCGTCGGGAGATTTCCGTGGCGCAGCGTGTGACCTCGGGCAGCCATTGCTGTGCCAGGTCCTCTACCCTGATGGTTCGTTCCTGGACGATTCCCTCGGCCGCATTGCGGGCCGCGGCGGCCGGACTCAAGGCAGGGCGGTTGGCCACCGTCAACGTCACGCTGGCCACGGCGAGCCCGCTGTGGTCAAGGACCGGGACCGCGATGCTGGAGAACCCGTCGGTGACCTCGTCCTGTTCCCAGGAGAAGCCCCGCTCCCTGATCCGCTCCAGCAGTTCGTTCAGCGCAGGCACCGAGTGCACACCCGTTTCATACCGTGTGGGGAATGCCTCGGGCCCCGGAAACAAGGCGTCCAGCTGTTCGGCCGACATCGCGGCCAGCATGGCGCGGCCGCTGGCCGTGAGGTGCGCCGGCAGCCGGACACCGGGATTCGTCACGAGGGTGGACTGCCGCTTGGCCCGCTCCTCGATGACATAGATGACCTCGCGCCCGTGCATGACGGCCAGGTGGGCGGTTCGCTTGGTGCGCTCCACGAGCTGCGCCAACGGAAAACGGGCCAGCCGCTGCAGCGGCGCCTGGCGGGAATAGCCCGTCCCGAGCTCGTGCGCGGTGACACCCAGCGCATACTTGCGCTCCTCCGGCAGGTGCACCACAAAGCCGTCGTCCACCAGGGCGGCGAGCAGGTGATAGGTGGTGGAGCGGGGCAGGTCCACGTCCCGGGCGATGGCGGCAGCCCCCACCGGTCCGGCCTGCGCCGCCACGTAGCGAAGTACCGAAAGCACGTTTCTGGCTGCCGGGACCTGCGGCAAATTCTGTGTACCCATGCAGACATGCTAGCCCTAACTCGTCTGTGATCACAGACGAGTTAGGGCCAAGGAATGGGTTCTTCGCGCATTTCAATGCTGTGATGGTAGTAACAACGACCGGATTGCCGGACCATCCCCACGTACAAAGGCTGGATTTTTCATGACTACTCCCCCACCTGTCGCGGCCACCCACAAAACCGCTGCCCACGATCCCGCAGCCCTTAACCGTCCCGGCTCCCTCGAGGGCCTGCGCGTGCTGGACCTGTCCCGGGTGCTGGCCGGCCCTTTCTGTGCCATGATCCTGGCGGACCTGGGCGCCGAGGTCATCAAGGTGGAGAGTCCCGACGGCGACGACTCCCGCCATTTCGGGCCCTGGTTCAACGGCGAATCCGCCTACTACCGCCTGTTCAACCGCAGCAAGTACGGCGTCACGATGGACCTGAAGGTTGCCGAGGAGCGTGAGCGCCTGCTCGCCCTGGTGAGGCGGTCCGACGTCGTGATTGAGAACTTCCGGCCCGGGGTCATGGACCGCCTCGGTCTCTCCGCAGAGAAGCTCCTGCAGGAGAACCCGCGGCTGGTCGTTGTCAGCATTTCAGGCTTTGGCCAGGCAGGGCCGCTGCAGAACGCCCCGGCCTACGACCTCATTGCGCAGGCCATGAGCGGGCTGATGTCGATCACCGGCTGGCCGGGCGGGGAGGCGACGCGGATCGGCATCAGCATTGGTGATGTCATTCCCGGCCTGTACGGGGCGATCGCCGCGCTGGCGGCCATCAACGAGCGCCACCTGACGGGCAGGGGCCAGCATATTGACGTCGCCATGCTGGACAGCCTGATCTCCGTGCTGGAATCGGTGGGCATGCGTGCCCTTCACGGCGAGGAGCCCGTGGCCTGCGGCAATGACCATGCCATGTCCACGCCGTTCAGCACCTACCAGACCGGGCGCGGTGCCATCGCCATCGCCATTGCCGGGGACCGTTTGTTACCGCGGCTGACCGAGGCGCTGAATCGTTCGGAGTGGCTCAGCGACGACCGTTTCAAGGAGCAGACACGGCGCAACGAATTCCCTGCCGAATTCCGGGCCGCACTGGAGGAGGCGCTGCACCCCTTCACCGATGACGAGGCGATCGAGCTGCTCTCCGCCCACCACGTGCCCGTCTCAAAGGTGCACTCCGTCAATGAGGCGCTCACCAGTGAGCACTCGGCCCACCGCGGCAACGTCGCCACCGAGTCGGACGGCTTCAAAACGCTGGCGTCCCCGCTGCGATTGTCAGGGTCCGTGGCACCGTCGCCCGCTCCTGCCCTGGGCCAGCACAACAGTCTGGTCGACACCTGGATTGCGGGTGGGGAGCGCACCGGGTTGTAGTGGATGGACGACGGCGGGCCACCACCGTGAGCGGGTGACTCACCGTCGGCGCCCCACCCACAGCCCGTGCAGCAGCGGCAGTACCGACACAATCATCAACACATTCCCGAACACCAGGTCGCCCGCCCGCACCACCGCACCGGCAACCAGCAACGCCCCGAACACAACGAACGAGGTCAGCCGCTGAGTCAGCCGGCCCAGCCGTGCCGTCTGTCGTTCCAGGCGCCGGTTGGACACCGTCAGCGTACCCTCCTCCGCATGAGCCAGAAAAGTGTCCAGCCGCTTCGGCAAACGAACAGCAATGCCTGCAATCTCAAGCGCCTGCCGGCCCACGTCCTGCACCAGGTTCCCGCGCTCGTCGCGCAGCAGCTGCGCAGCATAAGGCTCAATCGAGTCCCAAAGATTGAACTCGGCATCCAGAGCGCTGCACACTCCGGAGGTCAGCGACATCGCGCGGATGATGAGCAGGAAGTTCTCCGGCAGCTGAAACGGCAGCGCGCGCACCACCTCGCCGAATTCCCCCGCAAAGTCACGGAATTCCTTCTGGTCCACGTCGCGCAGCTGGGCGAACCCCATCCCGCCAAACCGGGCAAAGAGTTGGGTCATCGCCCGCTCCAGCTCGTGCGTGTCCGCCGACGGCACCAGCACACCAACCTCGCCCATCGCCTCCACCAGCCCTGCGCCGTCACGCGCGGCCGCCGCGATTAGCAACTTTCGCAGCCCGCTGCGCGTCGTATCCGAAACATGGCCCATCATGCCGAAGTCAATAAACGTCAGCTTCCACGGGCGCCCAGCGGACGGTGAGGCAACCGGGGTCACAAAAATGTTGCCGGGGTGCGGATCGGCGTGGAAGAAGCCGTTGGTGAACAGCTGGTCGAACATGACCGATGCGAATACCGGGGCCACCTCCTTGGGATCGATCCCCGCCGCGCGCAGCGCTTCAGAATCCGTGACTTTGATGGCTGTGACATCCTCCAGTGTCAGCACGCGCCGCGTCGTCCGCTCCCACACGACGCCGGGCACGGCCACTTTCACATCAGAGGCAAATTCCTCGGCGAAGCGCTCGGCATTCGCCGCCTCGTTCAGGTAGTCGATCTCCTCGAGGCTGGTCTTGGCAAACTCCTCCACCAGGGCGGGAGCGTCAACACGGGAAGACACCAGCCGCACATGGCTGAGCCAGCCAGCCACCTTGCGCAACGCTGCGAGGTCCACATCCACAATCGATTCAATGCCGGGGCGCTGGACCTTTAACACAACTGTGCCGAGCCCGGCATCTGCGGCATTGCCCGGCAGCAGCTGCGCCCGGTGCACCTGCCCAAGCGATGCGGCAGCAACGGGTGTCGAATCCACCGAGGCAAACACTGCCTCCAGCGGTGCACCCAGCTCCGCCTCCGCCAAAGCCCGGATCAACGGAAAAGCCACCGGCGGCACCTCATCCTGGAGCCCCTCCAACTCGGCGGTGATTTCCGGCGGCAACACATCCAGCCGGGAGGACATGAACTGACCCACCTTGATCATCAGCCCGCCCAGATCCACGGCCAGCACATGGAAGCGCCGCGCGAACCGCCGCATCCGCTCCGCCCTGCTGCGCTCGGCGATCCTGGAGAGCCCAACCCGCGGAAGCAGCAACTCGTACCACCACGTCACCGCCAGGTTCCACGCCGCGAAGCGCAGGATGCGGCGGTAGCGCGCGCGGATGTTCCCGGCGCCGGGCACCGTCTCCGTGCCGTCGCGTCGAGCCAAGGCCACCTACGTCAGCCCTCGGCGAGGATTGAGTACAGTTTCCGACGTGCCTCTTCGAGCACCGCCACGGCGTCTTCGACCTGCTTCTTATTGCCCGTGCGCCCCACCTGAGCCGCTGCCTGGGCAAGTTCCATGCCAGCCTTCGGCAATGCCGTAAACACAGGGTTCGGCCCGGAAGCCTCCCAGGGCGAGACAGATTCGGCACCCGCTGCCTCTTCCCGACCCGCCTCAGTCAGCGAATAGATCTTGCGTCCGTTGTCCTCCTCGGCGCTGACCAGACCCTCATCGGCCAGCAACTGCAAGGTCGGATAGACGGAGCCGGCGCTGGGTTTCCAGCTCCCACCGCTGCGCTCCTCTATTTCACGGATGATCTGGTACCCGTGCATGGGACGCTCCGCCAGCAATGCCAGCACCGCCGCCCGCAATCCGCCGCGCCCGGCACGGGTGCCCGAGCGCTTTTCAAACCGTGACCGGAAGTCTTCGACGGCCTGCCACACGCCGTCGAAGTTGTTGCCCATGAATCCGCCTGCGGGGAATGAATTGTTCATTTTGAGCTCCTTAGTCAATCGCGAACGATACTAAACGATAGCTAACGATATACCCGGGTGGTCTCAAAGACAATGGTTCCGTCGCGTCTCACAGCTACCAGGCACGACGGTGGGAAGCTGAGCAAACCCACCAAATGAGAATTGCCGCACTCGCCGTGCTGACGTCGCTTCCATTGTCAGCAGTGGGCAGCGTGGTGGAGGACACCAACGTGAAGCAACTGATCCTTCAGTCAGCAGCGCCCGCTCGCAGCAGATCGTGTTGATTCATCCCCGGAGCGGCAACGACAGATCATCAGGGTATGCCCACAAGTCCCCATGCAACTTCTGAACGAGTATCGGGAATGCCGTCTACGGTCAGTCTAAAGGTGCGGCTAAGTTTCGTGGCACGCGTCTCGCATCGGTATTACACGTCACTGGTGTCGTCCATCCGGTCAGACAGGACTGTGATGGGACTCTGCGGATCGAGCTCCTATTGAAGCCATGCCCGACCTGCTACCACGGTAAGTGCTAGCCGCCCGCCTGATGGGCTGATTCATGGGAAAGACAGCCCATCAGAGTGTCAGTCGCGAGCTGAGTCG
This genomic interval from Arthrobacter sp. PAMC 25486 contains the following:
- a CDS encoding IclR family transcriptional regulator is translated as MGTQNLPQVPAARNVLSVLRYVAAQAGPVGAAAIARDVDLPRSTTYHLLAALVDDGFVVHLPEERKYALGVTAHELGTGYSRQAPLQRLARFPLAQLVERTKRTAHLAVMHGREVIYVIEERAKRQSTLVTNPGVRLPAHLTASGRAMLAAMSAEQLDALFPGPEAFPTRYETGVHSVPALNELLERIRERGFSWEQDEVTDGFSSIAVPVLDHSGLAVASVTLTVANRPALSPAAAARNAAEGIVQERTIRVEDLAQQWLPEVTRCATEISRRLRPSG
- a CDS encoding CaiB/BaiF CoA-transferase family protein; its protein translation is MTTPPPVAATHKTAAHDPAALNRPGSLEGLRVLDLSRVLAGPFCAMILADLGAEVIKVESPDGDDSRHFGPWFNGESAYYRLFNRSKYGVTMDLKVAEERERLLALVRRSDVVIENFRPGVMDRLGLSAEKLLQENPRLVVVSISGFGQAGPLQNAPAYDLIAQAMSGLMSITGWPGGEATRIGISIGDVIPGLYGAIAALAAINERHLTGRGQHIDVAMLDSLISVLESVGMRALHGEEPVACGNDHAMSTPFSTYQTGRGAIAIAIAGDRLLPRLTEALNRSEWLSDDRFKEQTRRNEFPAEFRAALEEALHPFTDDEAIELLSAHHVPVSKVHSVNEALTSEHSAHRGNVATESDGFKTLASPLRLSGSVAPSPAPALGQHNSLVDTWIAGGERTGL
- a CDS encoding AarF/ABC1/UbiB kinase family protein translates to MALARRDGTETVPGAGNIRARYRRILRFAAWNLAVTWWYELLLPRVGLSRIAERSRAERMRRFARRFHVLAVDLGGLMIKVGQFMSSRLDVLPPEITAELEGLQDEVPPVAFPLIRALAEAELGAPLEAVFASVDSTPVAAASLGQVHRAQLLPGNAADAGLGTVVLKVQRPGIESIVDVDLAALRKVAGWLSHVRLVSSRVDAPALVEEFAKTSLEEIDYLNEAANAERFAEEFASDVKVAVPGVVWERTTRRVLTLEDVTAIKVTDSEALRAAGIDPKEVAPVFASVMFDQLFTNGFFHADPHPGNIFVTPVASPSAGRPWKLTFIDFGMMGHVSDTTRSGLRKLLIAAAARDGAGLVEAMGEVGVLVPSADTHELERAMTQLFARFGGMGFAQLRDVDQKEFRDFAGEFGEVVRALPFQLPENFLLIIRAMSLTSGVCSALDAEFNLWDSIEPYAAQLLRDERGNLVQDVGRQALEIAGIAVRLPKRLDTFLAHAEEGTLTVSNRRLERQTARLGRLTQRLTSFVVFGALLVAGAVVRAGDLVFGNVLMIVSVLPLLHGLWVGRRR
- a CDS encoding PadR family transcriptional regulator — its product is MNNSFPAGGFMGNNFDGVWQAVEDFRSRFEKRSGTRAGRGGLRAAVLALLAERPMHGYQIIREIEERSGGSWKPSAGSVYPTLQLLADEGLVSAEEDNGRKIYSLTEAGREEAAGAESVSPWEASGPNPVFTALPKAGMELAQAAAQVGRTGNKKQVEDAVAVLEEARRKLYSILAEG